In the genome of Thermosphaera aggregans DSM 11486, one region contains:
- the cysS gene encoding cysteine--tRNA ligase → MLPELKIYNTLTKTVEKIQPVEPGLLKMYVCGPTVYDSTHVGHGRAYVMYDVFKRYLNSRGYHVIHVMNITDIDDKIINRARDENRDWMEIVETYTKEYLEALNSLNVQIDHHPRVTQHISEIIEFIQRLIEKGHAYVTPSGSVYFDVNTYEDYGRLSGRLVKEAWSQEPDFLSEKKNPYDFALWKAAKPGEPFWESPWGRGRPGWHIECSVMSTRYLGERFDIHGGGTDLIFPHHENERAQSESALGSRPWVSIWMHVGMVMVGADKMSKSLKNIVPIKEVVKKWGGRTLRYWYLMSHYRKPVSFSEESLEIASEHLRRLNQVSSLLQKLWREAVEPHRASDEDLKILRNLLKAHYSFHVALSEDFNTPEAVASLNEFTTIVFRDIQYNPKYILVNTAVRILRDFDNVFGVLETAPEVLVEEDVDPYIKILVDVRKELRNRKMYDLADMIRSELGKLGVTLSDKGSETTWIRVKKQALNT, encoded by the coding sequence ATGCTACCCGAGTTGAAAATATACAACACCCTCACTAAAACCGTAGAGAAGATCCAACCGGTTGAGCCAGGATTGCTCAAGATGTACGTGTGTGGTCCAACCGTTTATGATTCAACACATGTCGGACATGGAAGAGCTTACGTAATGTATGACGTTTTCAAAAGATATTTGAACTCCCGGGGATATCACGTCATCCACGTAATGAATATTACCGATATTGATGACAAGATTATCAACAGGGCTAGAGATGAAAACCGCGATTGGATGGAAATCGTTGAGACTTACACTAAAGAATACTTAGAAGCGTTGAACAGCCTCAACGTTCAAATAGATCACCATCCAAGGGTTACACAACATATCAGCGAGATCATCGAATTCATCCAAAGGCTCATAGAGAAAGGCCACGCGTACGTCACACCCAGCGGAAGCGTGTATTTCGATGTCAACACCTACGAGGATTATGGCCGCTTATCTGGGAGGCTGGTTAAGGAGGCGTGGAGCCAGGAGCCAGATTTCCTCTCTGAGAAGAAGAATCCATACGATTTCGCATTATGGAAGGCCGCTAAACCGGGTGAACCATTCTGGGAGAGCCCCTGGGGTAGGGGAAGACCTGGATGGCATATCGAGTGCAGTGTGATGAGCACCAGGTATCTCGGGGAGAGGTTCGACATTCACGGGGGCGGCACCGATCTCATTTTCCCGCACCACGAGAATGAAAGAGCCCAGAGCGAGTCCGCATTAGGTAGTAGGCCGTGGGTTTCGATCTGGATGCATGTTGGAATGGTAATGGTTGGAGCCGATAAGATGAGCAAGAGCTTGAAGAATATTGTCCCGATCAAGGAGGTTGTTAAGAAGTGGGGAGGTAGAACTCTACGATATTGGTATTTAATGAGTCATTACAGAAAGCCCGTCTCGTTTTCCGAGGAATCATTAGAAATTGCTAGCGAGCATTTGAGAAGGCTGAATCAGGTTTCAAGCCTTCTTCAAAAACTGTGGAGAGAAGCTGTCGAGCCTCACAGAGCATCTGATGAAGACTTGAAAATACTAAGAAATCTTCTAAAAGCCCACTACAGCTTCCATGTAGCCTTAAGTGAAGATTTCAACACGCCTGAAGCCGTGGCATCTCTAAACGAGTTTACCACAATAGTTTTCAGGGACATACAGTATAATCCAAAGTACATACTCGTAAACACCGCCGTCAGGATCTTGCGGGATTTCGATAACGTTTTCGGCGTATTGGAGACAGCTCCGGAAGTCCTCGTTGAAGAAGACGTCGACCCATACATTAAAATCCTTGTTGACGTTAGAAAGGAGTTGAGAAATAGGAAAATGTATGACTTAGCGGACATGATTAGGAGCGAGCTAGGAAAACTCGGGGTAACCTTATCCGACAAAGGGTCTGAGACAACGTGGATACGTGTTAAGAAACAAGCATTGAACACGTAG
- a CDS encoding purine-nucleoside phosphorylase, with amino-acid sequence MGLPHIVNAKPGDVSKNVIAVGDPGRVELLATLLESPMVVNKHRGLTVVTGYYKNSKVTIATHGMGCPSANIVFEELGILGARRIVRLGTAGGLHESVKIGDVVVATGAMYVNGGCGLSQYMPGYCGASSPDPVLTYRIIKELEKTGISFKKGPLFTSDAFYAESPEMASRLSKYGALAVEMEAAGLFTLGWIRGWETGCVVVVSNVLHGGEPNKEFLTTRELADKFLKTAQVLMEVFNKYYGEP; translated from the coding sequence ATGGGTCTCCCCCACATAGTCAATGCTAAACCGGGAGATGTAAGCAAGAATGTCATAGCTGTTGGAGACCCCGGTAGGGTTGAACTCCTTGCAACACTTTTGGAAAGCCCCATGGTTGTTAACAAGCACAGAGGATTGACCGTCGTAACTGGTTACTACAAGAATTCTAAAGTAACTATAGCAACACATGGAATGGGTTGCCCCAGCGCTAACATAGTGTTCGAAGAGCTAGGCATTCTGGGAGCTAGGAGAATAGTTAGGCTTGGCACTGCAGGGGGTTTACACGAAAGCGTTAAAATCGGGGATGTCGTGGTGGCTACAGGAGCAATGTATGTTAACGGGGGATGCGGTCTCTCCCAGTACATGCCGGGATACTGTGGAGCATCATCCCCTGACCCGGTGCTAACCTACAGGATCATTAAGGAGTTAGAGAAGACGGGCATCTCCTTTAAGAAAGGCCCATTGTTCACCAGCGACGCTTTCTACGCTGAAAGCCCCGAGATGGCCTCCAGGTTGAGCAAATACGGGGCACTCGCGGTTGAAATGGAGGCAGCTGGGCTCTTCACCCTTGGATGGATAAGAGGGTGGGAGACAGGCTGTGTAGTAGTGGTTAGTAATGTGCTTCACGGAGGAGAGCCCAACAAGGAATTCCTAACGACAAGGGAACTTGCAGACAAGTTTTTAAAAACAGCTCAAGTCTTGATGGAAGTATTCAACAAGTATTATGGTGAGCCGTGA
- a CDS encoding adenosine-specific kinase, with amino-acid sequence MSVNIRLVTVKIPEGANVIIGRSHFIKTVEDIYETLVTSVPGIKFGLAFNEASGKRLVRYEGNDPELVNQAIETSKAIGAGHTFTLFIRNAYPINILNQLKNIHEIVQLYVATANPVQVIVADTDQGSAIIGVVDGYPPLGVESEKDKEERHSFLRKIGYKK; translated from the coding sequence ATGTCCGTCAATATACGCCTCGTAACCGTCAAAATACCCGAGGGAGCAAACGTCATAATAGGTAGAAGCCACTTTATCAAGACAGTTGAAGATATCTATGAAACACTGGTAACCTCTGTACCAGGAATAAAGTTCGGGCTGGCCTTCAATGAAGCCAGCGGGAAAAGACTCGTAAGGTACGAAGGCAATGACCCCGAGCTCGTTAATCAGGCTATAGAAACCTCAAAAGCCATTGGCGCGGGACATACCTTCACGCTATTCATTAGAAACGCGTACCCGATAAACATTCTCAACCAGTTGAAAAACATCCATGAAATAGTTCAACTCTACGTTGCCACCGCCAATCCGGTGCAGGTAATAGTTGCCGACACCGACCAGGGAAGTGCTATCATAGGTGTAGTTGACGGGTATCCCCCGCTTGGCGTGGAGAGCGAGAAAGATAAGGAGGAACGACACAGCTTTCTAAGAAAGATAGGTTATAAAAAATAA
- a CDS encoding TRAM domain-containing protein, which yields MTRQQKKHSWNPYTSDVQRFSIYPRIQQPKDESLKPGMILTLNINDVDQKGNGIVSFKDKTIIVYGASLGSKVKVRISRVAGDTAFAEIIETLSEADETY from the coding sequence TTGACTAGGCAACAGAAAAAGCATAGTTGGAACCCCTATACAAGTGATGTTCAGAGGTTCAGCATATACCCGCGGATTCAACAACCAAAGGATGAATCATTAAAACCTGGAATGATACTAACACTCAACATAAACGATGTGGATCAAAAGGGGAACGGCATAGTATCCTTTAAAGATAAAACAATCATCGTCTACGGGGCCAGCCTGGGTTCAAAAGTCAAAGTCAGAATCTCAAGGGTAGCCGGAGACACGGCTTTTGCCGAGATTATTGAGACTCTGAGTGAAGCCGATGAAACATACTAG
- a CDS encoding HAD-IB family phosphatase produces the protein MKPLVVFDCDGVLTENDSSWRVLHEFFGSRDNSYFAELYEKGVISYLDWMKIDISLMIHSFGSPIKRKHVEEAFSSIKPKKSAAKVVDELIRNDYHVSVVSSGIGILVSRICRELGIKDCLFNDVLFVNDELVPGGVARVPLKEKWLVIKKFAESKGYSMKHVAYIGDSKWDIPVFKRVGISIAVKPCGVACEHAKFVVDNLEDVLSILNL, from the coding sequence ATGAAGCCCCTAGTAGTTTTCGACTGCGACGGCGTTTTAACCGAGAACGATAGTAGTTGGCGAGTACTTCACGAATTCTTTGGTAGTCGTGACAATTCGTATTTTGCTGAATTATACGAGAAAGGAGTGATAAGCTATTTAGATTGGATGAAGATAGACATATCGTTGATGATACACAGTTTCGGCTCACCTATCAAGAGGAAGCATGTGGAAGAAGCTTTCTCGAGTATTAAGCCTAAGAAATCAGCGGCCAAGGTTGTCGATGAACTAATTAGGAATGACTATCACGTATCCGTGGTGAGCAGTGGAATTGGAATTCTCGTTTCCCGAATTTGCAGGGAGCTGGGGATTAAGGATTGTTTATTCAACGATGTACTATTTGTTAACGATGAATTAGTCCCAGGAGGTGTCGCAAGAGTTCCTTTAAAGGAAAAATGGCTTGTCATAAAAAAGTTCGCTGAATCCAAGGGATACAGCATGAAGCATGTGGCTTACATCGGAGATAGCAAGTGGGATATCCCCGTTTTCAAGCGAGTGGGAATCTCTATTGCGGTAAAACCATGTGGAGTAGCTTGTGAGCACGCTAAATTTGTCGTAGACAACCTCGAGGACGTGCTAAGTATCCTCAACCTGTAA
- a CDS encoding NAD-dependent epimerase/dehydratase family protein yields MKRILVIGATGQIGTELVPELRRLYGNDNVVAGYHSKPPTGKLTEGPVEQVDVLNKESIEKVIKKYDINEVYHMAAILSAAGEKNPQLAWKVNMDGLYIVLELAREYGFRIFWPSSIAAFGPNSPKVNTPQVTIMDPTTMYGITKYAGELLTRYYAYKFGVDVRGVRYPGIISSEALPGGGTTDYAVEIFYYALEGKKYRCYLREDTMLPMMYMPDAVKAAIQLMNADRSKLTIMSGYNIAAFSFTPKQLELEIRKYIPEFQVEYVPDFRQKIADSWPKSLDDTVARKEWGWSPDWSFEAMVKDMLVKLAHRLGKTEVLERIK; encoded by the coding sequence ATGAAGAGAATCCTGGTTATTGGCGCGACAGGGCAGATTGGCACAGAGCTTGTTCCTGAACTACGCAGGCTATATGGGAACGACAACGTGGTGGCGGGCTACCATAGTAAGCCCCCCACAGGCAAATTGACTGAAGGTCCTGTCGAACAAGTCGACGTGCTGAACAAGGAGTCTATTGAAAAAGTTATCAAAAAATACGATATCAACGAAGTATACCACATGGCTGCAATATTGTCGGCAGCGGGGGAGAAAAACCCTCAGCTAGCTTGGAAGGTTAACATGGATGGATTGTACATTGTTCTTGAGCTGGCTAGGGAATACGGGTTCAGGATATTCTGGCCAAGCTCCATAGCGGCTTTCGGGCCCAACTCCCCCAAAGTGAACACTCCCCAAGTAACGATCATGGATCCAACGACAATGTATGGGATCACGAAGTACGCTGGTGAGCTATTAACAAGATACTATGCATACAAGTTCGGTGTTGACGTTCGCGGCGTTAGATACCCCGGGATCATAAGTAGCGAAGCCCTCCCAGGCGGTGGGACCACTGACTATGCTGTCGAAATATTCTACTATGCCCTAGAAGGGAAAAAGTACCGTTGCTACTTGAGGGAGGATACGATGCTTCCAATGATGTACATGCCTGACGCTGTTAAAGCAGCTATCCAGCTTATGAATGCTGATAGGAGCAAGTTGACAATTATGAGCGGTTACAATATTGCGGCTTTCAGTTTTACTCCGAAGCAGTTAGAGTTGGAGATTAGGAAATACATTCCAGAGTTTCAGGTAGAGTACGTTCCTGACTTTCGTCAAAAGATCGCTGACTCCTGGCCTAAATCATTGGACGATACTGTTGCGCGAAAAGAATGGGGCTGGAGTCCCGACTGGAGCTTCGAAGCCATGGTTAAGGACATGCTAGTCAAGCTTGCCCACAGGCTTGGGAAGACCGAGGTATTGGAGAGAATTAAATAA
- a CDS encoding aminotransferase class I/II-fold pyridoxal phosphate-dependent enzyme: protein MGKTWVKEIYAKKLQEMIERGEIWEIRRLNGPTGPRALVNGREMIILSSNNYLNLANDPRLKKAAIEAMEKYGWGPGAVWAIAGYHELLDELHRKIAEFKRTEAGLVFPTGFAVNAGTIPAITEQGDVILSDELNHGSIIDGIRLSRAEKIVYKHCDMSDLEDKLRQVHGKYNKILIVTDGVFSMDGDIAPLDKIVKLAREFNAMVYVDDAHGEGVLGDGHGSPAHFGVDDEVDFHVGTFSKALGSSGGMIGGDYEVIEFIRNKARTWLLSTGFPPAVAAANLKSLEIVMTEKDRIRRLWDNRNYFKKRLDEMGFNTGKSQTPIVPVIVGDTKKARELARMLWDEGIFVVPIVYPMVARGTERIRNQVNAGHTKEDLDKALAAYEKAGKKLGLI, encoded by the coding sequence ATGGGTAAAACCTGGGTCAAAGAAATCTATGCTAAAAAACTTCAGGAAATGATAGAGAGAGGAGAAATCTGGGAGATAAGGAGGCTAAATGGTCCAACAGGACCCCGTGCGCTCGTTAATGGGCGGGAAATGATCATTCTCTCATCAAACAACTACTTAAACCTAGCCAACGATCCTCGGTTGAAAAAAGCAGCCATTGAGGCGATGGAGAAGTATGGTTGGGGGCCGGGGGCTGTGTGGGCTATTGCAGGGTATCACGAACTCCTAGACGAGCTCCATAGGAAAATAGCGGAGTTTAAGAGAACAGAGGCTGGGCTCGTCTTCCCAACGGGCTTCGCCGTTAATGCTGGAACAATCCCCGCTATTACGGAACAAGGAGATGTTATCTTATCAGATGAATTGAACCATGGAAGTATAATTGATGGAATAAGGCTTTCGAGGGCCGAAAAGATTGTTTATAAGCACTGCGACATGAGCGACCTTGAGGATAAGCTAAGACAGGTTCACGGGAAGTATAACAAGATACTCATAGTCACCGACGGCGTCTTCTCTATGGACGGGGATATAGCACCCTTAGATAAAATAGTTAAGCTGGCCAGGGAGTTCAACGCAATGGTGTATGTGGACGACGCTCACGGTGAGGGCGTTTTAGGAGACGGACATGGAAGTCCTGCACACTTCGGCGTTGACGATGAAGTAGACTTCCACGTAGGCACTTTCTCGAAAGCCCTAGGATCCTCAGGTGGTATGATAGGAGGGGATTACGAGGTCATAGAATTCATCAGAAACAAGGCTAGGACATGGCTCTTAAGCACGGGATTCCCCCCAGCCGTAGCGGCTGCTAACTTAAAATCCCTCGAGATAGTAATGACCGAGAAAGACAGAATTAGAAGACTATGGGACAATAGAAACTACTTCAAGAAAAGATTAGATGAAATGGGGTTCAACACTGGTAAAAGCCAGACTCCAATAGTGCCGGTAATAGTTGGAGACACTAAGAAGGCACGAGAGTTGGCGAGAATGCTCTGGGACGAGGGCATCTTCGTGGTCCCGATAGTGTATCCAATGGTTGCGAGAGGGACGGAGAGAATTAGGAACCAAGTCAACGCTGGACACACGAAGGAAGACCTCGATAAGGCTTTAGCAGCCTATGAAAAAGCAGGCAAAAAGCTCGGATTAATCTAA
- a CDS encoding transcriptional regulator: protein MEDEALTTRERILKLLYETGEPLSAEEIISLLGLEDLTVKDVYEHLDHIAITVKTRSKGREYLGMEPPYCRKCGYVFKDLSKPKKPSRCPRCKSEWINPPRFMVLRKG from the coding sequence GTGGAAGACGAAGCTTTAACCACTAGGGAGAGAATACTTAAACTTTTATATGAAACAGGAGAGCCTTTAAGCGCTGAGGAAATAATCAGCCTCCTCGGACTGGAGGATTTGACCGTCAAAGATGTTTACGAGCACTTGGATCACATAGCGATAACGGTGAAAACCCGTTCGAAGGGGAGAGAATATCTTGGAATGGAGCCTCCCTACTGTAGGAAGTGCGGTTACGTCTTCAAAGATCTCAGCAAGCCTAAGAAACCCTCTAGATGTCCACGATGTAAGAGCGAGTGGATAAATCCGCCTAGATTCATGGTTTTGAGAAAAGGTTAG
- a CDS encoding DUF167 domain-containing protein — MNPVLQKIVEILRKNIEESSKGVILQVRVKPGSEPEGFTIESDELVFRTSEPAERGRANASLIKYLSRELKIPVSKIDIVYGQREKLKKVLIMDEPADKIIEKLARVLNLF, encoded by the coding sequence TTGAACCCTGTTCTCCAGAAGATTGTGGAAATTCTTCGCAAGAACATTGAGGAATCCTCGAAGGGTGTTATTCTCCAAGTTAGAGTTAAACCCGGTTCAGAACCCGAGGGCTTCACCATAGAGTCTGATGAACTGGTTTTTAGGACTTCCGAGCCCGCAGAACGGGGACGCGCTAATGCATCATTGATAAAATACCTTTCTAGGGAGCTTAAAATACCTGTTTCGAAAATCGACATAGTATATGGTCAGCGTGAAAAACTAAAAAAGGTTCTTATCATGGATGAGCCCGCAGATAAAATTATCGAGAAGCTTGCCAGGGTTTTAAATCTCTTCTAA
- a CDS encoding TIGR04013 family B12-binding domain/radical SAM domain-containing protein, whose protein sequence is MIKLIFQYDKRVKYSINAILASVDKLNVSKVYLSNSFEESLRLAGSSSKEEKCVYAVSLLTTMLADESYLSSLIRTVQKIREKGCLTVIGGAHASGDPYGALSVLGFDYAVIGEGERTFTDFLTALEDNVDVHGVKGLAYRSGEDGTVSFTGRGKPVNLDEYDPFPYWRGIVNPIEITRGCSFGCFYCQVSYLQGFTLRHRSIDRIVTYAEIALKLGFKDLRFISPDSLSYGLPFSTSPVNLEKIESLMEGLHAKTVKYGGRIFYGTFPSEVRPEHAQQDVLRTIRKYVANRELIIGGQSGSERILKLIRRGHGVEEIEQAVESALREGFTPSVDFIIGFPSETEEDMLQTLKLAEKLVGKGARIHLHYYIPLPGTPLGLRKPAPLPVKVRKEWSRLVGAGKAYGSWLTQEILAKKIIELFEKGIIHPRQAGLTSAQLPHLSG, encoded by the coding sequence TTGATCAAGTTAATATTTCAGTATGATAAAAGAGTTAAGTACAGTATAAACGCGATCCTAGCCTCGGTTGACAAGCTCAACGTATCAAAAGTTTACTTATCGAACTCTTTCGAGGAAAGCCTACGCCTCGCTGGCTCATCCTCGAAAGAGGAGAAATGCGTTTACGCCGTATCGCTTCTCACAACCATGCTGGCTGACGAATCTTACCTGTCAAGCCTCATCAGGACTGTTCAAAAAATTCGTGAGAAAGGATGTCTAACTGTTATAGGCGGCGCACATGCTTCAGGAGACCCATACGGAGCCCTATCTGTTCTAGGGTTTGACTATGCTGTCATAGGCGAAGGTGAGAGAACATTCACGGATTTCCTAACAGCTTTGGAGGATAATGTTGACGTCCATGGCGTAAAAGGCCTGGCTTACAGGTCCGGTGAAGACGGAACAGTCTCTTTCACTGGAAGGGGAAAACCTGTAAACCTCGATGAATACGACCCATTCCCATACTGGAGGGGGATCGTGAATCCTATAGAAATCACGAGAGGTTGCTCTTTCGGATGCTTCTACTGCCAGGTCTCATACCTACAGGGTTTCACGCTAAGACACAGAAGCATTGATAGGATAGTTACCTATGCGGAGATAGCACTGAAGCTTGGATTTAAGGATTTAAGATTCATCTCACCGGACAGCCTCTCTTACGGCTTACCTTTCTCTACAAGCCCTGTTAACCTGGAAAAGATCGAGTCTTTAATGGAAGGGCTCCACGCTAAAACCGTTAAATACGGGGGCAGAATATTTTATGGAACCTTCCCCAGCGAGGTTAGGCCGGAACACGCTCAACAAGATGTTTTAAGAACCATTCGAAAATACGTTGCTAATAGAGAGTTGATCATTGGGGGACAATCCGGAAGCGAGAGGATACTCAAGCTGATTAGAAGAGGACACGGAGTCGAGGAAATAGAACAGGCAGTTGAGTCAGCTCTGAGAGAAGGCTTCACACCTAGCGTAGACTTCATAATAGGATTCCCGAGTGAAACGGAGGAGGACATGCTTCAAACTCTAAAGCTGGCTGAAAAACTTGTCGGTAAAGGAGCTAGAATTCACCTCCATTACTACATCCCTCTGCCTGGTACACCTCTTGGGCTGAGAAAGCCTGCTCCTCTACCTGTTAAAGTCAGGAAGGAGTGGAGTAGGCTTGTGGGTGCCGGGAAGGCCTATGGTTCATGGTTAACTCAGGAAATACTCGCCAAGAAGATTATTGAACTCTTCGAGAAAGGCATTATACACCCAAGGCAAGCGGGTCTTACCAGCGCCCAGCTTCCTCACCTCTCAGGCTGA
- a CDS encoding HAD family hydrolase, producing the protein MGVKLVIFDYDLTFVDNYVDFYEAYSSTLKTYGYEPPDFNKFMEMLEHNALEDSVPAGISKNDFWRLFRRLYLSRHGFLKRGCKEALISLKSNYHAKTVIISGRETSPRYIWMELGRLGVDEFIDEVYTLQDLVHLNGVEETLFDKTWLINHVMRKHGVLPCQTVFLGDYITDYISALKSGVYFIGVNQSEVRGELMRKKGVNLVAKDFYDVLLLLSSLNHVTC; encoded by the coding sequence ATGGGTGTTAAACTTGTTATATTCGACTATGACTTAACCTTCGTGGACAATTATGTAGACTTTTACGAGGCTTATTCAAGTACTTTAAAAACCTATGGATACGAACCACCTGATTTCAACAAGTTCATGGAAATGCTTGAACACAACGCGTTAGAGGATAGTGTACCTGCTGGAATCAGTAAGAATGACTTTTGGAGATTGTTTAGAAGGCTTTACCTCTCCAGGCACGGATTTCTGAAAAGAGGATGTAAAGAAGCATTGATCTCTTTGAAGAGTAATTATCATGCTAAGACCGTCATAATATCTGGAAGGGAAACCAGCCCCAGATATATATGGATGGAGTTGGGGAGATTGGGAGTCGACGAGTTCATAGATGAAGTCTACACTTTACAAGACCTTGTCCACCTCAACGGGGTGGAGGAAACCCTGTTCGATAAGACCTGGCTCATAAACCACGTTATGAGAAAGCATGGAGTGCTACCCTGTCAAACGGTTTTCCTGGGGGACTATATTACAGACTATATTAGCGCGTTGAAGAGCGGAGTCTACTTTATAGGAGTTAATCAAAGTGAGGTAAGAGGAGAATTGATGAGAAAGAAAGGTGTAAACCTTGTGGCTAAAGATTTTTACGATGTACTTCTCCTCCTCTCTTCTTTAAACCATGTCACGTGCTAA
- a CDS encoding TatD family hydrolase, with product MLVDMHVHCTELKNLESYSQGYLFVCVAEELETSRAVVELSRRFHFIKPCVGIHPWNIARSSIEEARILMEQAVSDNVKCVGEVGLDSKFLPETLTRQREVFKVFLDYAKEYDLVLNLHTAGTHREVFQMLKTWRVEKAYFHWYTGPEDLLKELVDNGYFIGVNPAWKIQEKHYKIISKTPLDSLLTESDAPYQYKGLSLKPELVNDSLDLLARLHNLDRRVVEEKIEENFKRVFKQ from the coding sequence ATGCTTGTGGACATGCATGTTCACTGTACTGAGCTGAAGAATTTAGAATCTTACTCTCAGGGCTACTTGTTTGTTTGTGTTGCTGAGGAATTGGAGACAAGTAGAGCTGTTGTCGAGCTATCCAGGAGGTTCCATTTCATCAAGCCCTGCGTAGGCATTCACCCATGGAATATTGCCCGGTCAAGTATTGAAGAAGCGAGAATACTCATGGAGCAAGCTGTTTCAGACAATGTTAAATGCGTGGGCGAGGTAGGGCTTGACTCCAAGTTCCTCCCGGAAACGCTTACTCGTCAAAGAGAGGTTTTCAAAGTCTTCCTTGACTACGCCAAAGAGTATGATTTAGTTCTAAACCTTCACACTGCTGGGACGCATAGGGAGGTTTTCCAAATGCTTAAGACGTGGAGGGTTGAGAAAGCATATTTCCACTGGTACACTGGGCCTGAGGATCTCCTCAAGGAATTGGTGGATAATGGATATTTTATCGGTGTAAACCCCGCGTGGAAGATTCAAGAGAAGCATTACAAAATAATCTCTAAAACACCTTTAGACAGTCTTTTAACCGAGAGTGATGCTCCATACCAGTATAAAGGCCTTAGCTTGAAACCCGAGCTAGTAAACGATTCACTAGATCTTCTAGCAAGGCTTCACAATCTGGATAGAAGAGTTGTCGAGGAAAAGATTGAGGAGAACTTTAAAAGGGTCTTTAAGCAGTGA
- a CDS encoding transcriptional regulator, whose protein sequence is MNEQAQEGGKTIELVIDFSNIPLKPVGKKEIQQLETALIIGTLFRPEIAELLRDPVERATWVDSLAIAASALARSKAGMMVPQIAEELGRTETTIRAHLSGKTKAGKLVAETYDKLKAGELKLSFPFITGLKIGEERVKELEAQLEEARSKNAMLEYQLEEARKRIAELESLINEKEKLISELSEQNKTLLSENQDLKYKLESLTRLIGDLKKLLESAGF, encoded by the coding sequence ATGAATGAACAGGCCCAGGAAGGGGGTAAAACCATAGAATTAGTCATAGACTTCTCTAACATTCCTCTAAAACCGGTAGGTAAAAAGGAAATCCAACAGTTGGAGACTGCTTTAATCATAGGAACATTATTTCGCCCAGAGATAGCGGAGCTGTTGAGAGACCCCGTTGAAAGGGCTACATGGGTTGACAGCTTGGCAATAGCGGCTTCCGCACTCGCTAGGAGCAAGGCCGGCATGATGGTGCCCCAGATAGCCGAGGAACTAGGCAGGACTGAGACAACCATTAGAGCCCACCTTTCAGGAAAGACCAAGGCTGGAAAGCTTGTTGCTGAAACCTATGACAAGTTGAAAGCTGGAGAATTAAAACTTTCGTTCCCGTTTATAACCGGTCTCAAGATTGGGGAGGAAAGAGTGAAGGAGTTGGAAGCCCAGCTTGAAGAGGCGAGAAGCAAGAACGCCATGCTTGAATACCAATTAGAAGAGGCTAGGAAGAGAATAGCAGAACTTGAATCCTTGATTAACGAGAAGGAAAAGCTCATATCTGAGTTAAGTGAGCAGAATAAGACCCTCTTGTCTGAAAATCAGGATTTGAAATACAAACTAGAATCCCTGACCAGGCTTATCGGGGATTTAAAGAAGCTGTTAGAGTCCGCTGGTTTTTAA